Proteins encoded in a region of the Streptomyces violaceoruber genome:
- a CDS encoding MFS transporter, whose product MSGSRTGRTGGPAAPAEADAHRWWALVVIALAQLMVVLDATIVNIALPSAQRDLDMSDANRQWVITAYTLAFGGLLLLGGRVADLVGRKRTFVIGLIGFAAASAIGGAATTSAMLFGARALQGVFAAVLAPSALSLLTTTFTDPRERGKAFGIYGALAGSGSAIGFIVGGVLTEYLNWRWCLYVNIPIAVVAVIGAFALLHDRPGHADARLDVPGVVLGCGGLVALVYGFSEAQPRGWTDPLVLALFGLAVVLLAAFVWWQTRAPTPLLPLHVIRERNRAGCFLTMMLAVIGMFGLFLFMTYYLQVILGYSPVRTGLAFLPLTAAIVVGSTQISARLLPHVGPRMLMVPGMLLASGGMVILTRMTVHSEYVAEILPALLLMGLGMGLTFMPVFSTATAGVAPKDSGVTSATVNTSQQVGGSIGTALLNTIATSTSASWIAAHLTDPAQRDLIVREGIVHGYTVAIWVAAGVMLLAGVVAGVMVTAKAPKHGTPAERPAPEPVR is encoded by the coding sequence ATGAGTGGCTCCCGGACAGGTCGGACAGGCGGACCCGCCGCGCCCGCGGAGGCCGATGCGCATCGCTGGTGGGCACTGGTGGTGATCGCCCTGGCCCAGCTGATGGTCGTCCTCGACGCGACGATCGTGAACATCGCCCTGCCCTCGGCACAGCGCGACCTGGACATGTCCGACGCCAACCGCCAGTGGGTGATCACCGCCTACACCCTCGCCTTCGGCGGCCTGCTGCTGCTCGGCGGGCGGGTCGCGGACCTGGTGGGGCGCAAACGCACCTTCGTCATCGGGCTGATCGGCTTCGCCGCCGCCTCCGCGATCGGCGGCGCCGCCACCACCTCGGCGATGCTCTTCGGCGCCCGCGCCCTCCAGGGCGTCTTCGCCGCCGTCCTCGCGCCGTCCGCGCTGTCCCTGCTGACGACCACGTTCACCGACCCTCGGGAACGCGGCAAGGCCTTCGGCATCTACGGCGCGCTGGCCGGCAGCGGCTCCGCGATCGGCTTCATCGTCGGCGGCGTGCTCACCGAGTACCTGAACTGGCGCTGGTGCCTGTACGTCAACATCCCCATCGCCGTCGTCGCCGTGATCGGCGCGTTCGCCCTGCTGCACGACCGCCCCGGCCACGCCGACGCCCGGCTCGACGTGCCCGGCGTGGTCCTCGGCTGCGGCGGTCTCGTCGCCCTCGTCTACGGCTTCAGCGAGGCCCAGCCCCGCGGCTGGACCGACCCGCTGGTGCTGGCCCTGTTCGGCCTGGCCGTGGTCCTCCTGGCCGCCTTCGTGTGGTGGCAGACCCGGGCGCCGACGCCCCTGCTGCCGCTGCACGTCATCCGGGAACGCAACCGCGCGGGCTGCTTCCTGACGATGATGCTGGCGGTCATCGGCATGTTCGGGCTGTTCCTGTTCATGACCTACTACCTCCAGGTCATCCTCGGCTACTCCCCCGTGCGCACCGGCTTGGCGTTCCTGCCGCTGACCGCCGCGATCGTGGTGGGCTCCACCCAGATCTCGGCCCGGCTGCTGCCGCACGTGGGCCCGCGCATGCTGATGGTCCCGGGGATGCTCCTCGCCTCCGGCGGCATGGTGATCCTCACGCGGATGACCGTGCACTCGGAGTACGTCGCCGAGATCCTCCCGGCGCTGCTCCTGATGGGCCTCGGCATGGGTCTGACCTTCATGCCGGTGTTCTCCACGGCCACCGCCGGGGTCGCCCCGAAGGACTCCGGCGTGACCTCGGCGACGGTCAACACCTCGCAGCAGGTGGGCGGCTCGATCGGCACGGCGCTGCTCAACACCATCGCGACCAGCACCAGCGCGTCGTGGATCGCCGCGCATCTGACCGACCCCGCGCAGCGGGACCTGATCGTGCGGGAGGGCATCGTGCACGGCTACACGGTCGCCATCTGGGTGGCGGCCGGGGTCATGCTGCTGGCGGGCGTGGTCGCGGGGGTGATGGTGACGGCCAAGGCGCCGAAGCACGGCACCCCGGCCGAACGTCCGGCGCCGGAGCCGGTCAGGTGA
- a CDS encoding aminoglycoside phosphotransferase family protein: MIDVPEGLATAQAKYNGAAGRAFVEGLPALAAGFLERWELRLDGPSMHGWAALVLPVARRDGTGAVLKLQILDAETEGEPLALRVWDGDGAVRLLDHDPATGTMLLERLDAGRMLSHVADSREAVLVIARLLAHLTATPAPPGVRRLGDIARGMLERTPGTLERIPDPADRRLVADCAAAVREVVDEPGDRLLHWDLHYENVLAADRAPWIAIDPKPLAGDPGFDLLPALDNRYDPGETRWRFDAMTDVLGLDRERARAWSLGRVLQNSLWNVEDGDPLETEQMEIGRLLRDL, translated from the coding sequence GTGATCGATGTGCCCGAGGGACTCGCGACCGCGCAGGCGAAGTACAACGGGGCGGCCGGGCGGGCCTTCGTCGAGGGGCTGCCCGCGCTGGCGGCCGGGTTCCTGGAGCGGTGGGAGCTGCGGCTCGACGGGCCGTCGATGCACGGGTGGGCGGCGCTGGTCCTGCCGGTCGCGCGCCGCGACGGCACCGGGGCCGTGCTGAAGCTCCAGATCCTCGACGCCGAGACCGAGGGCGAGCCCCTCGCCCTGCGGGTGTGGGACGGGGACGGCGCGGTGCGGCTGCTCGACCACGACCCGGCCACCGGCACGATGCTCCTGGAGCGTCTGGACGCCGGCCGCATGCTCAGCCACGTCGCGGACTCCCGCGAGGCCGTCCTGGTCATCGCCCGCCTCCTCGCGCACCTCACCGCGACCCCCGCACCACCCGGCGTGCGCCGTCTCGGCGACATCGCGCGCGGCATGCTGGAGCGGACGCCCGGAACCCTGGAGCGCATTCCCGACCCGGCCGACCGGCGGCTGGTCGCCGACTGCGCCGCCGCCGTGCGGGAGGTCGTCGACGAGCCGGGCGACCGGCTGCTGCACTGGGACCTGCACTACGAGAACGTCCTCGCCGCGGACCGCGCCCCCTGGATCGCCATCGACCCCAAGCCGCTGGCCGGCGACCCGGGGTTCGACCTGCTGCCCGCCCTGGACAACCGCTACGACCCGGGCGAGACCAGGTGGCGTTTCGACGCCATGACCGACGTCCTCGGGCTCGACCGGGAGCGGGCCCGCGCCTGGTCCCTCGGCCGCGTGCTCCAGAACAGCCTGTGGAACGTCGAGGACGGCGACCCGCTGGAGACGGAGCAGATGGAGATCGGGCGGCTGCTGCGCGACCTGTGA
- a CDS encoding helix-turn-helix transcriptional regulator encodes MTGPLRERDDAHALLSAEIERARAGSGRLVLLRGASGTGRTAVLETAARHAEDRGLRVLRVRCSPEDTSVPFAMVLHLLGPVPEFTDTAPGGDDRGSAARLWRLLRSYAAEGPVLLAVDDVHLADDSSRRWLTEAARHVDRLPVLLVATERSQYDVDPRPAGLTQALSPSLVRTHTLAPLSDSAAAALVREAFPDASARWTEECVRAGAGSPLLLHALLDDLGGTPHPDGVPPVPDSCAALYPGSYPAAVSWWLNSAGPATADVARCLAALEQAWPTGPPDHRAALRHALPRQRAAAPGAAYRQAPPSDGVYREASPLAGGYGQASPWDGADRPASSDAAYPRASAPGAAYRQAPPSDGAYGQAPLSAGGYGQASPWHGADRQASLSDGADRPASSDAAYPRASAPGAAYPQAPPSDGAYGQTQLSAGGYGQASPWHGADRQASLSDSADRQASPFGTADRQASAPDAAYGQAPSSDGVYGQAPLSDGAYGQAPLSDGAYGQAPLDGVYGQAPPSDAAYPQGSVVGAVRRHTHETPTARTRRPRDIAPGCRDVWSADPGGGADPRSPLPGGPGPGAELPEHGPYPHPDELAGPADGVPYPVHGPYDGPYDGRTESAPRAAYGRTGPPAHAPHRTTLWRTPSPPPAQGSAGDPVDVLAEAAGADPARIEGWLAAMTRLGLLRPDEGGRPRYAHPLLRDAVLTGWPRPRREAVHRSAAEAMLRRGDRVEAVARHLLRTPAVGLSWALRVLRDAVTVAVHDARPADAVGYLRRALDEPVSDDLRQRLLTELGSLEYASADTPAAIARLAEAQHLPAEPRNRVRTAVALGTALAGRGEIRTAMEVLRRTEGRLSGHPGLARTVQTATALLSDEDLATRQEVYRWLSETGRHSPELVGTAGQALLVRYAATAALISADEAMARVRDLLAQPTDPLAEPFLLGTAAAVAQWADELDEAERLVERGLAGQHPALLHPMQHALLNTRADIVASRGDHARLLALAADRGPGPGSGPTNRDAHALMALVHTGRTDEALHYADRFDLREVPENWELNRYLYARGVLRAATGDPAGALHDFLECGRRQAAREVISPVVTPWRTAVAECRLALGGGPEALALATEELRLARVWNTPRTVGRALRVLGTATGGRRGLELAEEAVRTLRDAPADTDMELIPALLAQGRQLLGAGERGRARARLREAAELAERKGALRWLTLAGQALREGGARGPVASRTGADALTGSERRIAELAADGRTNTEIADLLHLARRTVETHLTSTYRKLRIRRRTELPAALERGGRREREPRPDARC; translated from the coding sequence ATGACCGGACCGCTCCGTGAACGCGACGACGCCCACGCGCTGTTGTCCGCCGAGATCGAGCGCGCCCGGGCCGGCAGCGGCCGCCTCGTCCTGCTGCGCGGCGCCAGCGGCACCGGACGCACCGCCGTACTGGAGACCGCCGCCCGGCACGCCGAGGACCGCGGCCTGCGGGTGCTGCGGGTGCGCTGCTCGCCCGAGGACACCTCGGTGCCCTTCGCCATGGTCCTCCACCTCCTCGGGCCGGTACCGGAGTTCACGGACACGGCGCCCGGCGGCGACGACCGGGGCAGCGCGGCCCGGCTGTGGCGGCTGCTGCGCTCCTACGCGGCCGAGGGACCGGTGCTGCTGGCCGTCGACGACGTCCACCTCGCCGACGACTCCTCGCGCCGCTGGCTGACAGAGGCGGCCCGGCACGTCGACCGATTACCGGTACTGCTGGTCGCCACCGAGCGCAGCCAGTACGACGTCGACCCGCGGCCCGCCGGACTCACCCAGGCGCTGTCGCCGTCCCTGGTGCGCACCCACACTCTCGCCCCGCTCAGCGACTCGGCGGCGGCCGCGCTGGTCCGCGAGGCCTTCCCGGACGCGTCCGCGCGCTGGACCGAGGAGTGCGTACGGGCCGGTGCGGGCAGCCCGCTGCTCCTGCACGCCCTGCTGGACGACCTCGGCGGCACCCCGCACCCCGACGGCGTCCCGCCGGTGCCGGACAGCTGCGCCGCGCTGTACCCCGGGTCCTACCCGGCCGCCGTCTCCTGGTGGCTGAACAGCGCGGGCCCCGCGACGGCCGACGTGGCGCGCTGCCTGGCGGCCCTGGAACAGGCCTGGCCCACGGGCCCGCCGGACCACCGGGCCGCCCTCCGGCATGCCCTCCCACGCCAGCGGGCGGCTGCCCCGGGTGCCGCGTACCGGCAGGCCCCGCCGTCGGACGGCGTGTACCGGGAGGCGTCGCCGTTGGCCGGTGGGTACGGGCAGGCGTCGCCGTGGGACGGCGCGGACCGGCCGGCGTCGTCGGATGCCGCGTACCCGCGGGCGTCTGCGCCGGGTGCCGCGTACCGGCAGGCCCCGCCGTCGGACGGTGCGTACGGGCAGGCCCCGCTGTCGGCCGGTGGGTACGGTCAGGCGTCGCCGTGGCACGGCGCGGACCGGCAGGCCTCGCTGTCGGACGGCGCGGACCGGCCGGCGTCGTCGGATGCCGCGTACCCGCGGGCGTCTGCGCCGGGTGCCGCGTACCCGCAGGCCCCGCCGTCGGACGGTGCGTACGGGCAGACCCAGTTGTCGGCCGGTGGGTACGGTCAGGCGTCGCCGTGGCACGGCGCGGACCGGCAGGCCTCGCTGTCGGACAGCGCGGACCGGCAGGCTTCGCCGTTCGGTACCGCGGACCGGCAGGCGTCTGCGCCGGATGCCGCGTATGGGCAGGCCCCGTCGTCGGACGGCGTGTACGGGCAGGCCCCGCTGTCGGACGGTGCGTACGGGCAAGCCCCACTGTCGGACGGCGCGTACGGGCAGGCCCCGCTGGACGGCGTGTACGGGCAGGCCCCGCCGTCGGACGCTGCGTACCCTCAGGGCTCGGTGGTCGGCGCCGTGCGTCGGCACACCCATGAGACGCCGACGGCGCGGACACGTCGGCCCCGGGACATCGCGCCGGGCTGCCGGGACGTGTGGAGCGCGGACCCCGGCGGCGGCGCGGATCCGCGGTCACCGCTGCCCGGCGGTCCCGGTCCCGGCGCGGAGCTGCCGGAGCACGGCCCCTATCCGCACCCCGACGAGCTCGCCGGACCCGCCGACGGGGTGCCGTACCCGGTCCACGGGCCGTACGACGGGCCGTACGACGGACGAACCGAGTCCGCGCCCCGCGCCGCCTACGGCCGCACCGGACCGCCCGCCCACGCGCCGCACCGGACGACGCTGTGGCGCACCCCGTCCCCGCCCCCGGCGCAGGGGTCGGCCGGGGACCCGGTCGACGTGCTCGCCGAGGCGGCCGGGGCCGACCCCGCGCGGATCGAGGGCTGGCTCGCCGCCATGACGCGGCTCGGTCTGCTGCGCCCCGACGAGGGCGGCCGCCCCCGCTACGCGCACCCGTTGCTGCGCGACGCCGTACTGACCGGCTGGCCCCGGCCGCGCCGCGAGGCCGTGCACCGGTCGGCGGCGGAGGCGATGCTGCGCCGCGGCGACCGTGTCGAGGCGGTCGCCCGGCATCTGCTGCGCACCCCGGCCGTCGGGCTGTCCTGGGCGCTGCGCGTCCTGCGCGACGCCGTGACCGTCGCCGTGCACGACGCCCGGCCCGCCGACGCCGTCGGCTATCTGCGCCGGGCGCTGGACGAGCCGGTGTCCGACGATCTCAGGCAGCGGCTGCTGACCGAACTGGGCTCCCTGGAGTACGCGTCGGCCGACACCCCGGCCGCCATCGCCCGGCTCGCCGAGGCCCAGCACCTGCCGGCCGAGCCGCGCAACCGGGTGCGTACGGCCGTCGCCCTCGGCACCGCCCTGGCGGGACGCGGCGAGATCCGGACGGCGATGGAGGTGCTGCGCCGCACCGAGGGCCGGCTGTCCGGCCACCCGGGCCTGGCCCGCACCGTGCAGACCGCCACCGCGCTGCTGTCCGACGAGGACCTGGCGACCCGGCAGGAGGTGTACCGGTGGCTGTCCGAGACCGGCCGGCACTCCCCGGAGCTGGTCGGCACCGCGGGGCAGGCCCTGCTGGTGCGGTACGCGGCGACGGCCGCGCTGATCTCCGCCGACGAGGCGATGGCCCGGGTGCGGGACCTGCTCGCCCAGCCCACCGACCCGCTGGCCGAACCCTTCCTCCTCGGCACGGCCGCCGCCGTCGCCCAGTGGGCCGACGAACTCGACGAGGCCGAACGGCTGGTGGAACGCGGCCTGGCCGGACAGCACCCCGCCCTGCTGCACCCGATGCAGCACGCGCTGCTCAACACCCGCGCCGACATCGTTGCCTCCCGCGGCGACCACGCCCGGCTGCTCGCCCTCGCCGCCGACCGCGGGCCAGGACCCGGCTCCGGACCCACCAACCGGGACGCCCACGCCCTGATGGCCCTGGTGCACACCGGCCGCACCGACGAGGCCCTGCACTACGCCGACCGGTTCGACCTGCGCGAGGTGCCGGAGAACTGGGAGCTGAACCGCTACCTGTACGCGCGGGGCGTGCTGCGCGCCGCCACCGGCGACCCGGCGGGCGCCCTGCACGACTTCCTGGAGTGCGGGCGCCGCCAGGCGGCCCGGGAGGTGATCAGCCCGGTCGTCACCCCGTGGCGGACCGCCGTCGCCGAATGCCGGCTGGCGCTGGGCGGCGGCCCCGAGGCGCTGGCCCTGGCGACGGAGGAACTGCGGCTGGCCCGGGTGTGGAACACCCCGCGCACCGTGGGCCGCGCCCTGCGCGTGCTGGGCACCGCCACCGGCGGGCGCCGCGGCCTGGAACTGGCCGAGGAGGCCGTACGGACCCTGCGGGACGCGCCCGCCGACACCGACATGGAGCTGATCCCCGCGCTGCTCGCCCAGGGCCGCCAGCTCCTGGGCGCGGGCGAGCGCGGACGCGCCCGGGCCCGGCTGCGCGAGGCGGCGGAACTGGCCGAACGCAAGGGCGCCCTGCGCTGGCTCACCCTGGCCGGGCAGGCCCTGCGCGAGGGCGGCGCCCGCGGCCCGGTGGCGTCCCGCACCGGCGCCGACGCCCTGACCGGCAGCGAGCGCCGGATCGCCGAACTGGCCGCCGACGGCCGCACCAACACCGAGATCGCCGACCTGCTGCACCTCGCCCGGCGCACCGTGGAGACCCACCTGACCAGTACCTACCGCAAGCTGCGGATACGGCGCAGGACGGAGCTGCCGGCCGCCCTGGAGCGCGGCGGGCGCCGGGAACGGGAGCCGCGCCCCGACGCCCGGTGCTGA
- a CDS encoding helix-turn-helix transcriptional regulator yields MASAHGPGKAVGVTDRRVPVAVSAPDPISREGAVSQLRRHPEIDLREESGPGTVALLIEDALDDAALTRLRRIVRSEGARAVLVIGAIRESELLDVVECGVGAIVWRHEATAHRLVQAVLAASRGDGDLPADLLGRLISQVGTLHRGAAGRPGAPSLGLAPREVDVLRLVAEGLDTGEIAGKLSYSERTVKNVMHGLTTRLHLRNRAHAVAYALREGYI; encoded by the coding sequence GTGGCGTCCGCGCACGGTCCGGGCAAAGCGGTCGGCGTCACCGACCGGCGGGTCCCGGTGGCGGTGTCCGCTCCGGACCCGATCAGCCGCGAGGGCGCGGTCAGCCAGTTGCGCCGGCACCCGGAGATCGACCTGCGCGAGGAGTCGGGGCCCGGCACGGTGGCCCTGCTCATCGAGGACGCGCTCGACGACGCGGCGCTCACCCGGCTGCGCCGGATCGTGCGCAGCGAGGGCGCGCGCGCCGTACTCGTGATCGGTGCGATCCGCGAGAGCGAACTGCTCGACGTGGTCGAGTGCGGCGTCGGCGCCATCGTCTGGCGGCACGAGGCCACCGCCCACCGCCTGGTGCAGGCCGTACTGGCCGCCTCGCGCGGCGACGGCGACCTGCCGGCCGACCTGCTGGGCCGGCTCATCAGCCAGGTGGGCACGCTGCACCGAGGCGCGGCGGGTCGCCCCGGCGCCCCCTCGCTGGGCCTCGCACCCCGAGAGGTGGACGTCCTGCGGCTGGTCGCCGAGGGTCTCGACACCGGAGAGATCGCCGGCAAGTTGTCCTACTCCGAACGCACCGTCAAGAACGTGATGCACGGACTCACCACGCGGCTTCATCTGCGCAACCGCGCCCACGCCGTGGCCTATGCCCTCAGGGAAGGCTACATCTGA
- a CDS encoding DUF4255 domain-containing protein, whose amino-acid sequence MIHEVDEVLKALLKGGALTDSGIDVAFEAPTRDWAARRNAPVVNAYLYDIREDVGRRHRGQVAVRDQDDIVVKRRQPPRWFRLSYLVTAWTKTPQDEHRLLSAVLATLLPREQLPPHELPGALGAMNLPVPMTVAGVQTESRSLAEIWSALGGELKPSLDLVVTAPFPAYPEYDAGPPVTEGATVRIGGVEGDPPMSEGRSHRPHQVAAARAARKAVTDGRTKRQ is encoded by the coding sequence GTGATCCACGAGGTGGACGAGGTCCTCAAGGCCCTCCTCAAGGGAGGGGCGTTGACGGACTCGGGCATCGACGTGGCCTTCGAGGCACCCACCCGTGACTGGGCGGCCCGGCGCAACGCGCCCGTGGTCAACGCCTACTTGTACGACATCCGCGAGGACGTGGGCCGTCGGCACCGCGGCCAGGTGGCGGTGCGCGACCAGGACGACATCGTCGTCAAGCGCCGCCAGCCGCCCCGCTGGTTCCGGCTGTCGTACCTGGTGACCGCCTGGACGAAGACCCCGCAGGACGAACACCGGCTGCTGTCCGCCGTACTGGCGACGCTGCTGCCCCGCGAGCAGCTGCCGCCCCACGAACTCCCCGGCGCGCTCGGCGCGATGAATCTGCCGGTGCCGATGACGGTGGCCGGTGTCCAGACCGAGTCCCGTTCCCTCGCCGAGATCTGGTCCGCCCTGGGCGGCGAGCTGAAGCCGTCCCTCGACCTGGTGGTGACCGCGCCCTTCCCGGCCTACCCCGAGTACGACGCCGGGCCCCCGGTCACCGAGGGCGCGACGGTCCGGATCGGCGGCGTCGAGGGCGACCCGCCGATGTCCGAGGGCCGCTCGCACCGGCCGCACCAGGTGGCGGCGGCCCGCGCGGCCCGCAAGGCCGTGACGGACGGCCGCACGAAACGACAGTGA
- a CDS encoding ATP-binding protein: protein MTTADTRAPAPAPASTTGTPAGAPPGDSGRALLARLEVLRERVAALVEHRTADDPTADDPLRGLYLPDEAVHHLLRTWPSADADGEPAGAGGPGEPVPAHAPAGLGDRLARLAEQAGLTELDTSALLVALAPDVDRTFEPLYGYLNNDVSRRRATVGLALDLCGVPAHVVTARARFHASAPLRALGLLEVEEPERPFLTRSLRIPDRLVGHLLGDDTPDAALLGLLLPMPGPLPAAGGDTDVFVRRLAARLKDGPLTAYLREPREGDGLAALATVLDAAGVDALRCTAPEDHVPELLREARLGGRAIVVSGLPEKPGPFVRALTAATDVTVLMTDPRPYDPHWAPADPLVLDAPGRRAGGVAVWRAALGADADGFDLATAVAPYRLGGDRIQRAAHTAQALAAFDGTPVAAEHVRLAARRQSASGLESHARRIRPDVDWQDLVLPHKPLVQLRELALRARHRDRVLGEWRLSAGGGRGRGVLGLFAGESGTGKTLSAEVVAADLGLDLYVVQLSSVVDKYVGETEKNLERIFTEADRTDAVLLFDEADAVFGKRSEVKDAHDKYANMESAYLLQRLESFDGIALLTTNLRANIDEAFTRRLDLVVDFPFPDVEQRLALWRHSLSRVPSSDGIDPGVLARDFELAGGSIRSAVVTAAYLAAGRDDMVTADDLLEGARREYRKAGRLVPGEGGW from the coding sequence GTGACGACCGCCGACACCCGCGCTCCCGCCCCCGCCCCCGCCTCCACCACCGGCACCCCGGCCGGCGCCCCGCCCGGCGATTCCGGCCGGGCGCTGCTCGCCCGGCTCGAAGTCCTGCGGGAGCGGGTGGCGGCGCTGGTCGAGCACCGCACCGCCGACGACCCCACGGCCGACGATCCGCTGCGCGGCCTGTACCTGCCCGACGAGGCCGTCCACCACCTGCTGCGCACCTGGCCGTCCGCCGACGCCGACGGCGAGCCCGCGGGCGCGGGTGGGCCCGGGGAGCCCGTCCCCGCCCACGCTCCGGCCGGCCTCGGGGACCGGCTGGCCCGGCTGGCCGAGCAGGCAGGGCTGACCGAGCTGGACACAAGCGCCCTGCTCGTCGCCCTCGCCCCGGACGTCGACCGCACCTTCGAGCCGCTCTACGGCTACCTCAACAACGACGTGAGCCGCCGCCGCGCCACCGTGGGCCTCGCCCTCGATCTGTGCGGGGTGCCCGCGCACGTGGTCACGGCCCGGGCCCGCTTCCACGCCTCGGCCCCGCTGCGCGCCCTGGGCCTGCTGGAGGTCGAGGAACCCGAGCGTCCCTTCCTGACCCGTTCGCTGCGCATCCCGGACCGGCTCGTCGGCCACCTCCTCGGCGACGACACCCCGGACGCCGCGCTCCTCGGCCTGCTGCTCCCGATGCCGGGCCCGCTGCCCGCCGCAGGCGGCGACACCGACGTCTTCGTCCGGCGCCTGGCCGCCAGGCTGAAGGACGGCCCGCTCACCGCCTACCTGCGGGAACCACGCGAGGGCGACGGCCTGGCGGCCCTCGCCACCGTCCTGGACGCCGCGGGTGTCGACGCGTTGCGCTGCACCGCCCCCGAGGACCACGTACCCGAGCTGCTGCGCGAGGCCCGCCTCGGCGGCCGGGCGATCGTGGTGTCCGGCCTGCCCGAGAAGCCGGGCCCGTTCGTGCGGGCGCTGACCGCCGCGACCGACGTGACCGTACTCATGACGGACCCGCGCCCCTACGACCCCCACTGGGCCCCGGCCGACCCGCTCGTCCTGGACGCCCCGGGCCGCCGGGCCGGCGGTGTGGCCGTCTGGCGGGCCGCGCTGGGAGCCGACGCCGACGGCTTCGACCTGGCCACGGCCGTCGCCCCGTACCGGCTCGGCGGCGACCGCATCCAGCGGGCCGCGCACACCGCCCAGGCCCTCGCCGCCTTCGACGGCACCCCGGTCGCGGCCGAGCACGTCCGGCTCGCCGCCCGGCGTCAGTCGGCCTCCGGGCTGGAGAGCCACGCTCGCCGGATCCGGCCGGACGTGGACTGGCAGGACCTGGTACTGCCCCACAAACCCCTGGTCCAGCTCCGCGAGCTGGCCCTGCGCGCCCGCCACCGCGACCGGGTCCTCGGCGAGTGGCGGCTCAGCGCGGGCGGCGGCCGCGGCCGGGGCGTCCTCGGCCTGTTCGCGGGCGAGTCCGGCACCGGCAAGACGCTGTCGGCCGAGGTGGTCGCCGCCGACCTGGGCCTCGACCTGTACGTGGTCCAGTTGTCGTCGGTCGTCGACAAGTACGTCGGCGAGACCGAGAAGAACCTGGAGCGGATCTTCACGGAGGCCGACCGCACGGACGCCGTGCTCCTCTTCGACGAGGCCGACGCCGTCTTCGGCAAGCGCTCCGAGGTCAAGGACGCCCACGACAAGTACGCCAACATGGAGAGCGCCTACCTGCTCCAGCGGCTGGAGTCCTTCGACGGCATCGCCCTGCTCACCACCAACCTGCGCGCCAACATCGACGAGGCGTTCACCCGGCGCCTCGACCTGGTCGTCGACTTCCCGTTCCCGGACGTCGAGCAGCGCCTGGCGCTGTGGCGGCACAGCCTGTCGCGGGTCCCGTCCTCCGACGGCATCGACCCGGGCGTGCTGGCACGGGACTTCGAGCTGGCCGGCGGCTCGATCCGCAGCGCGGTCGTCACGGCCGCGTACCTGGCCGCCGGGCGCGACGACATGGTGACGGCGGACGACCTCCTGGAGGGCGCCCGCCGCGAGTACCGCAAGGCCGGGAGGCTGGTACCGGGGGAAGGCGGCTGGTGA